In the Planctomycetia bacterium genome, AAGGGATTTGGCGTCGGAAGGAATCGAACTGTCGACTTCGAGAACGCCCGGGCCCAGAACGACGTAAAGGGGGATGAGAGCAAGAAACCCAAAGCGAAAGCCGGAAGGAAGGCGGCCGCCACGGCGCCTGAAGAGTCGGAGGAAAACTGATGTCATCGTACTTCTGTCTGTCAGTCCGATTTCTTCAGCACTTCGCTCACGGACGTCGCGATGGCGCTGAGCCGGAGTGGCCGCCATCTCCCCTGCGGGCGTTTCAAGCGTTATTGGCCGCTGCGGCTGGTCGCTGGAACGAGCGAACCGAATTGGTGCACGCTGCGCCCGCGCTGCGCTGGTTGGAAAGCCAAGCGGAACCGCAAGTCGTCGCGGCCGAAGGATTGTGCTCGGAAGTGAAGTGCCTTACGTACGTGCCCGACAACACTGCTGATTTACTCGTGCCCGCCTGGAAACGAGGAGATGTGACCGCCACCGTGAAGCGTGCAGAGAAGGTCGTGCGTCCCACGCATCTCGCCGGCGACGCGGTTCACTTTCTATATGCACTACCGCACGACCGTGCTGAGTGTGACGGCCATTTTCCGACGCTAAAAGCGGCCGCTCGTAGCATTACGCATCTTGGGTGGGGCATCGACATGGCGGTGGGCGATGCCAGTATTATCACCGCTGACGAGGCGGCGAGCCTGCCCGGGTATTGCTGGAGACCGGCGCCAGCGGGCGGAACTCCATTGCGAGTCCCCGTGGAGGGCACGCTGGACGATTTGATGCGCAAACACCGGGATTTTCTCAATCGGCTGCCCAAGGATGGGTTTCGCCCCGTGCCGCCGCTACGGGCGTTTAGAGTCCAAGCCTACCGGCGCGGCGACATGCCGCTGCAACGTCCCTACCGCATTTTTGAGCTTCGCAACCTGGATGGTACGCGCTTTCGTTACCCGCAGAGTAAGTTTGTCTGCATCGCTGGCATGGTTCGTCACCTGGCAATCAAGGCGATGATGAAAGCGCCGCCACGAGACGTCCCGGACGATTGGGTCGAAACCTACATCGCTGGACACGCAAAGGACGGGGCCAAGGAACATCGTCAACTATCCTATTTGCCCCTGCCGTCGATTGGGCACCTGCACACCAACCCCAGCGTTCGACGGGTCATCCTGGCTGCTTCGCCTGGCGAGGAGGAACGGCTAGATTACGTAGCGCGGCTTTTGGCGGGGCAGCCGCTCCGACCGGAGCAGGAGGATGAGTTCGCCGCGCGCGGCGTGAACGATCCGCCGCTGCTGGTACCGATGAAAGGGGACGGAGTGTCGCGGCGCTACACGGAGTCCGCTAACATCTGGCATAGCTTCACTCCCGTCATCCTTCCCGGGCATGATGACCACAACCCGGAAAAAACCCGAAGGTTAATTGAGCGTACGCTATCACAGTCAGGCATCGAACAACCATGCTCGTTCGAGTGGTCCGCGTTTTCACGCTTCTCCAAGGCGCTGTCGGCCCACAAATACGACAAGGACAAGAAGCCGACCGGATACAAGCGCCCTAAACATCTTCAAACCCAAACGGCAGTTCACCTGACGTTGCGATTCAACGACTGCGTGAATGTGCCCGGCCCGCTGGTGATCGGCGCCGGTCGCCACTGCGGGTTTGGAGTGATGGCGAATGCTGGATCTGACGTGGACGCCTAGTACACGTTCGCGGAGGGGACCGGCGATGGCGAAATGACGGGGCCAACTTGCTTGCCGCGATGCTTGGACTACACTAGAGCCAACGTCTCGACGGTGGACATGAATGCACGGACGCGCCCACGCTTCTGGAATGAGCGCCGGCCATGCGAAGCACTTACCTCGTCTGCTACGACATCCGTGACGACAAGCGGTTACGGCAGGTATTCAAAGTCATGCGGGACTTTGGCGATCACCTGCAGTACTCGATTTTCGAGTGCCAATTCACGGCCATCGATTTGGCCAAGTGCCGGCATGTGCTGTGCGAGATTATCAAGCACACCGAGGACCAGGTGCTGTTCGTCGACTTAGGACCGACCGAAGGCCGCGGCGAGCGCGTGATTACCGCGCTCGGACAACCGTATTCGCCGATCAGCGCGCCGTGCGTTGTCGTCTAGCGATGCTCCGTGTATTTGCGTCGGTTCAGTCACCGCATGGACGTCCAACCCTAGTTGAGGAGGCGTGCCGTGACCCATTCCGCCGATGCTCCCGCGTATTTGCCGGCACGGATGCTCAACGAGTTCGTGTACTGTCCGCGGCTTTTCTACTATGAATGGGTCGAGGGGGTCTTCGCCCATAACTGCGAAACGGTCGAAGGCGCGTTGCGACACGCCAAGCTCGACGCGCGGGAAGACGCGCTGACGCCGGCCGAGGAACTCGCGCCTGACGATTGCTTGCATTCCCGTTCGGTCAGCTTGTCGAGTGATATCCACGGCCTGATCGCGAAGATCGACCTGGTCGAGGCGGCCGATGGAGTCGTAACTCCCGTCGATTACAAGCGGGGAGCGCCGCGGAAGAACGTCGACACCGGCGTACTCGAAGCTTGGGACGCCGACCGCGTGCAACTTGCCGTACAGGCGCTCGTGCTCCGCGACAATGGTTATGCATGTCGCGAGGCGATCATTTACTATGTCGCTACCAAGCAGCGCGTGTGGATCGCCATCGACGAGTCGCTAATAGCCCAGACGTTGCAGGCGCTCGCCGACGCGCGGGCCGCGGCCGAATCCGAGGAGATTCCACCACCGCTCGTGGACAGTCCGAAGTGCCCCCGCTGCTCGCTAGTGGGAATCTGCCTTCCGGACGAGACCTGGGCCTGCCGAGTCAACGTCGACGGCGCGCGACATTCAGCGCAGCGCATGTTGTTCGATACGGGGTCACCCCTCGCTGCGGCGGCTGGGCGCGACGGCGAAACCCGTCGCCTCATGTCAGCGCGCGACGACTTGCGGCCGCTGTACCTCAATACGCAAGGACTTTACGTTGGCAAGTCGGGTAACGTGCTCAAGGTGAAGCAGAAGGACAAAGTTGTCCAGGAAGTGCGGATCGGCGAGACCTGTCAAGTGAACGTGTTTGGCAACATCCAGCTTTCCACGCAGGCGATCCAAACGCTTTGCGAAAATGAAGTGCCGGTCGCATTTTTCTCCATGGGAGGCTGGTTTTACGGCGTTATGCAGGGGCTGGGAGTGCGAAACATCTACCTGCGCCGCGAACAGTTTCGCCTGGCCGATGTGCCGGCGTTCTGCCTGCGGCTGGCGCGATCACTGGTCATCGGCAAGATCAAGAATCAACGCACGATGTTGCAAAGGAACCACGTCGAGCCGCCGTCGGGCACTATCGCATTCCTCAAGTGCATGATGGACGACGCCGAACATGCCGAGTCATTCGATCAGTTGCTCGGACTGGAAGGAATTGCGGCGCGGGCCTATTTCGAGCGGCTTCCGGGCATGATCAAAGTCGACGCTTCGGACGGTTCGAAGGATCGCGCAGCGCCGGAGTTCAATTTCGATTTCACGCGTCGTAACCGGCGCCCGCCGCGGGACCCGGTGAACGCGCTCTTGTCGCTGGCCTACAGCGTGCTGGCCAAGGATCTAACAATCGTCTGCCATGCCGTCGGCCTCGATCCTTACCTGGGATTCTATCACCAACCGCGTTTCGGCCGGGCGGCGCTGGCGTTGGACTTGATGGAGCCATTTCGGCCGCTGATCGCCGATTCGGCCGTGCTGTCGGCGGTAAACACGCGGATGGTCACGCCGCGCGACTTTATTCGCACGGGTGAAGCGGTCGCCCTGCGGCCTGAGGGGAGGAAAGCGTTCTTCCGCGCGTATGAACAGCGAATGGACACGCTGGTCACCCATCCGCTGTTCGGCTACCGTGTCACCTATCGACGGCTGCTAGAGATTCAGGCTCGGCTGCTGGCTCGAGTGCTCACAGGCGAGATCAG is a window encoding:
- the csb2 gene encoding type I-U CRISPR-associated protein Csb2, with amino-acid sequence MSSYFCLSVRFLQHFAHGRRDGAEPEWPPSPLRAFQALLAAAAGRWNERTELVHAAPALRWLESQAEPQVVAAEGLCSEVKCLTYVPDNTADLLVPAWKRGDVTATVKRAEKVVRPTHLAGDAVHFLYALPHDRAECDGHFPTLKAAARSITHLGWGIDMAVGDASIITADEAASLPGYCWRPAPAGGTPLRVPVEGTLDDLMRKHRDFLNRLPKDGFRPVPPLRAFRVQAYRRGDMPLQRPYRIFELRNLDGTRFRYPQSKFVCIAGMVRHLAIKAMMKAPPRDVPDDWVETYIAGHAKDGAKEHRQLSYLPLPSIGHLHTNPSVRRVILAASPGEEERLDYVARLLAGQPLRPEQEDEFAARGVNDPPLLVPMKGDGVSRRYTESANIWHSFTPVILPGHDDHNPEKTRRLIERTLSQSGIEQPCSFEWSAFSRFSKALSAHKYDKDKKPTGYKRPKHLQTQTAVHLTLRFNDCVNVPGPLVIGAGRHCGFGVMANAGSDVDA
- the cas2 gene encoding CRISPR-associated endonuclease Cas2, with protein sequence MRSTYLVCYDIRDDKRLRQVFKVMRDFGDHLQYSIFECQFTAIDLAKCRHVLCEIIKHTEDQVLFVDLGPTEGRGERVITALGQPYSPISAPCVVV
- the cas1 gene encoding CRISPR-associated endonuclease Cas1, producing the protein MTHSADAPAYLPARMLNEFVYCPRLFYYEWVEGVFAHNCETVEGALRHAKLDAREDALTPAEELAPDDCLHSRSVSLSSDIHGLIAKIDLVEAADGVVTPVDYKRGAPRKNVDTGVLEAWDADRVQLAVQALVLRDNGYACREAIIYYVATKQRVWIAIDESLIAQTLQALADARAAAESEEIPPPLVDSPKCPRCSLVGICLPDETWACRVNVDGARHSAQRMLFDTGSPLAAAAGRDGETRRLMSARDDLRPLYLNTQGLYVGKSGNVLKVKQKDKVVQEVRIGETCQVNVFGNIQLSTQAIQTLCENEVPVAFFSMGGWFYGVMQGLGVRNIYLRREQFRLADVPAFCLRLARSLVIGKIKNQRTMLQRNHVEPPSGTIAFLKCMMDDAEHAESFDQLLGLEGIAARAYFERLPGMIKVDASDGSKDRAAPEFNFDFTRRNRRPPRDPVNALLSLAYSVLAKDLTIVCHAVGLDPYLGFYHQPRFGRAALALDLMEPFRPLIADSAVLSAVNTRMVTPRDFIRTGEAVALRPEGRKAFFRAYEQRMDTLVTHPLFGYRVTYRRLLEIQARLLARVLTGEISQYPVFVTR